The DNA segment ATTTCCGCGGCTCAAATCTGCGCGAGCGTTACGACAAGTGGCAGCAGCGTCGCCGAATGCGATCGTGGCAGCGGCGAGTCGGGCGGATCGACAAGCCGGAAGACCTTTTCAAGCGCTGACAACTAATTCTGCTTGACTTGCCCGTCACTTAGTAACTATAGTATGTAAGCATGCCTAAATTAGCAGAACAGTCGGCCTTAATCTTAATTAAAAGCGCCCCGTTAAAGAATAGCGGCCCTCTTTATATGCAGGTCGCGGATGCGATCGGCCTGCTCATCGCAGAAGGCGGTCTGCAGCGCGGCTCTGTTATGCCTCGCGTGCGAGACCTCGCCGAAGAGCTTAAGGTCAGCATCGTCACTGCTGCCCATGCGTATCGTGTGCTCGGCGAGCGCGGCCTGCTCGCGGGCAGGCCGGGCGTGGGGACGTTTGTGGCGGAGTTACCGCCGCGACCCGCCGATACTCCCCACCCGGACGCGCGAGCCCTCGCATGGCAAGACGGCTACATCCGGCCGCGAGCGCAGACGAATCTCTCGTTCATCTATCGCCTGCCCCCGGCTTGCGGCCACGCACAGTTCGCGTTTTTCAGCGTGCCGTCGTACGGCGGCGAAATGCTGGCGCCGTCGCGCCGCGCCATGCGTCGAATCGCGCTCGACTCGGAGTTCAGCACCGTTCACCCCACGGACACGCAAGGCGCGCCCGATCTTCGGGCCGCCATCGCGGCGCACATGTGTGACGAGGGCATCGAAGTCGGCGCGGATCGCGTCCTTGTCACCAACAGCTACGAAGAGACGCTCGTACTGGCGCTGCTCGCGTTCTGCAACGAAGGCGACGCAGTGGCCATGGAAGACCCGAATCAATTCTGCCTCGTCGACGCGGTCCGGCTTCGAAATCTCCGGATGATCGGCATTCCCATGGACGATAAGGGCATGCGCACCGACATACTCGAAGCGGCTGCCGCGCGCGAGCCCATCCGTCTCGTCGTCACCACGCCGCGCGCGCATAATCCCACCGGGCTCGAGATGCACCCCGCGCGCCGGCAGCATCTCATGGACCTAGCCGCTCGCCACAACTGGCTCGTCTTCGAGTGCGACCCCTTCGCGCCGCTCACGTACCGTGGAAAACCGCAGATGCCGCTGTACACCACGGACCGTGACGGCCGCGTGATCTATGCTCGCCCCGTTTCTCGTGGTCTTCTCATGAACATGGGCGCCACGCTCGCTACCGGGCGCGTGCTTGAACAGCTTATCCAGGCGAAGGACGTCATCGATCGCGGCTCCGATGTTTTCTTGCAGCTCGTGTTGCGCCGCCTGTTCGAGGCAGGCTCCATCGCGCGCCAGGATCTGCAGATGCGGCGCCAGTGGGCGGATCAACTGACTGCGTTGCTCGGCGCGCTCGAGCGCAACATGCCGCACGCTGTGCGATGGACGCGTCCGCGCGCAGGCGGTGCGGTCTGGGTGACCATGCCCGAAGGCTGCTCTGGCGATGCATTGCTCGTTCGCGCGCTGGAAAAGGACATATCGTTCATTCCTGGCCGGGCTTTCTCGGTGAACGACCGGCATGAGCGCTCGTTCCGTCTCGCCATCGGGTCGCTGACGCCGGCGCAGATCATGGAAGGCATCAAGCGGCTCGGTGCGATCACGTCTGTCTACGTGAATGAAGCCGCGCGCGGGCGCGTGCGCTCTCCCGTCTCAAAGGTCTCGTGACCTTGCGCGGGTACCGCGCAAGACCCGCCGCTTGGTGGTGGATCACGGCGCTCGCGGCCGTGATCTTCTTCTATCTCGCCACGAGCAACGCGGTCTACGACCTCACCTCGCCGGCCGGCCTTGATTTTCACGTCGTGCTCCGCAAGGCATACAGCGTCATCGCGTTCGGGGTGATCGGTTACTGCGCAGCGCGAGCCTCTCGAGCCGGCGCCTCATCTCCGGCTGCGTGGCAGGTCGGCTTGTGGGTCGCCGCGTTCAGCCTCGCAATCGAGATCGCGCAGGCTCTCACTCCGCCGCCGGAAGGGCTATTTTCAAACGCACTCGATGTCGCGTGCGGTTTTGCCGGGGGCTGGCTCGGCGCGCTCTTCGTGCGGCGTTAGCCGTATATCGCCGGCTATTTCGTGGTTTTTACGACGTCGTCCAATTTTGCGCGGTCGAGACGGACGACGCGCCCGCGCCGCAACTCAATCGCACCAAGATCCTCGAGGTGCGAAAGCGCCCGGCTGCCCATGTCGCGGACGGTGCCCACACGAGCGGCAAGGTCCGACTGTGTGATGCGCTCTACACCGCCGACACCGCGCGCCATGCCTTCGTCGGGTGACGCGTAGTCCAAGAGAACGCGCGCAATTCTTGTCAACACGCGCCCGAACGCGAGATTTCCGGCGGCACCCGACAAGCGACGTTGGCGCTGCGCAAAAAAG comes from the Candidatus Eremiobacteraceae bacterium genome and includes:
- a CDS encoding PLP-dependent aminotransferase family protein; the protein is MQVADAIGLLIAEGGLQRGSVMPRVRDLAEELKVSIVTAAHAYRVLGERGLLAGRPGVGTFVAELPPRPADTPHPDARALAWQDGYIRPRAQTNLSFIYRLPPACGHAQFAFFSVPSYGGEMLAPSRRAMRRIALDSEFSTVHPTDTQGAPDLRAAIAAHMCDEGIEVGADRVLVTNSYEETLVLALLAFCNEGDAVAMEDPNQFCLVDAVRLRNLRMIGIPMDDKGMRTDILEAAAAREPIRLVVTTPRAHNPTGLEMHPARRQHLMDLAARHNWLVFECDPFAPLTYRGKPQMPLYTTDRDGRVIYARPVSRGLLMNMGATLATGRVLEQLIQAKDVIDRGSDVFLQLVLRRLFEAGSIARQDLQMRRQWADQLTALLGALERNMPHAVRWTRPRAGGAVWVTMPEGCSGDALLVRALEKDISFIPGRAFSVNDRHERSFRLAIGSLTPAQIMEGIKRLGAITSVYVNEAARGRVRSPVSKVS